The sequence GTAGAGTTGGCAGAGGCAGATAAAAAAATCGTGATTACGGGCTGCATGGCCCAGCACTTCCAAGAGCAGTTATTGGCAGAGTTGCCAGAAGCCGTAGCTGTCGTAGGCACAGGCGATTATCACAAAATTGTCAATGTTATTGAGCGGGTAGAGCAAGGAGAGCGGGTCAAGCAGGTCAGTGCTGAACCAACCTACATTGCTGACGAAACCACCCCGCGCTACCGCACTACAACTGAAGGCGTAGCTTATATCCGGGTCGCCGAAGGATGTGATTATCGTTGTGCGTTTTGTATCATTCCTTATCTGCGAGGGAACCAGCGATCGCGTACTATTGAATCGATTGTGGCTGAAGCCGAGCAGTTAGCAAGTCAGGGGGTACAAGAAATAATTCTGATTTCCCAAATCACAACAAATTACGGTTTGGATATTTACGGAAAACCCAAGTTAGCAGAATTACTGCGCGCTTTGGGGCAAGTAGATGTGCCGTGGATCAGAATGCATTATGCTTACCCCACTGGACTGACTCCAGATGTGATCGCGGCCATCCAAGAAACACCGAACGTTTTACCTTACTTAGATTTGCCCTTACAACATTCTCACCCAGAAATACTCCGGGCGATGAATCGTCCCTGGCAAGGACAGGTGAATGATGGCATTATTGAGCGTATCAAAACGGCGCTACCATCAGCGGTGTTGCGAACCACATTTATCGTTGGCTTCCCCGGAGAAACCGCAGAGCATTTTGAGCATCTACTACAGTTCGTCCAGCGACACGAATTTGACCATGTTGGCGTTTTCACCTTTTCGCCAGAGGCAGAAACCCCAGCATATAAGCTACCAAATCAGTTGTCTCCAGAAGTAATGCAAGCACGCTGGCATCGATTAATGGCAATCCAGGAGCCGATTTCGCTCAAAAAAAATCAACAGGAAGTAGGCAAAATAGCTGATGTCCTGATTGAGCAAGAAAATCCAGAAACTGGAATATTCATTGGTCGTTCTCATCGATTTGCCCCTGAGGAAGTGGATGGGCAAGTGTATGTTACAGGTGAAGCCACGTTAGGCAGCATCGTACCAGTAGAGATCACAAGTGCTGATACATATGACCTATACGGTCAAATTGTCAATAACTAAGTTGTCATTGGTCTTTTGTTTTTTATCAACTCAATCACAAATGACCATTAACTAACAACTAAACAGAAAATTCAAAATAACATCTAGGAGAATTAATGAACCTTTCGTTTCAAGAACTAGGCATTTCCCAGGAACGTGTTGAGCAATTAGAAAAAATTGGCTTCACCGCACCTACGAACATTCAAACTCAGGCAATCCCGCAACTATTAGCAGGTCGGGATGTAGTTGGACAATCACAAACAGGTACAGGGAAAACAGCAGCCTTCTCGCTACCAATTTTAGAGCGGTTGGATGTGAATCAAAAAGCTGTGCAAGCTTTGGTTTTAACACCAACTAGAGAGTTAGCAATCCAAGTCCACGATGCGATCGCGCAATTCATCGGCAATGATGGGTTAAGAGTCTTAGCAATTTATGGCGGTCAATCAATTGATCGGCAAATTCTCCAGCTAAAACGTGGCGTACACATGGTGGTAGGTACCCCCGGACGCGTAATCGATTTACTTGATCGCGGCTGTTTAAAGCTCGATCAGGTGAGATGGTTCGTCTTGGATGAAGCCGACGAAATGTTGAGCATGGGCTTTATTGACGATGTGATCAAAATTTTGTCACAAGCTCCCGCAGATCGGCAGACAGCTCTATTTTCAGCGACAATGCCACCATCGATTCGCATGATTGTCAATAAATTTTTGCGATCGCCCGCCACAGTTACCGTCGAACAGCCCAAAGCCGCACCCAACAAAATCAATCAAGTAGCTTACTTGATCCCCCGTCACTGGACAAAAGCCAAAGCCTTACAACCGATTCTGGAAATGGAAGATCCAGAAACAGCGCTCATCTTCGTCCGTACCAGACGCACCGCTGCTGAACTCACCAACCAACTACAATCGGCTGGACACAGCGTCGATGAATACCACGGCGACTTATCCCAACAAGCACGGGAGCGGTTATTAGGCCGATTCCGCAATCGTCAAGTAAGGTGGGTAGTAGCTACAGATATTGCAGCACGAGGGTTAGACGTTGATCAACTGTCCCATGTAATCAACTACGATTTACCAGATAGCGTCGAAACTTATTTGCACCGCATCGGCCGGACTGGACGCGCCGGTAAAGAAGGAACCGCCATTTCCTTAGTTCAACCCTTTGAACGTCGCAAACAGCAACTATTTGAGCGCCATAACCGCCAAAGTTGGCAAGTGCTATCGATTCCTACACGGGCACAAATTGAAGCGCGCCACATCCAGAAACTGCAAGAACAGGTGGGACAAGCTTTAACTGGTGAACGTTTAGCTTCATTTTTACCGATTGTCAGCGAACTGATCGAAAAATATGATGCTCAAGCGATCGCTGCTGCGGCACTGCAAATCGCTTATGATGAAACTCGCCCCGCGTGGCTACAGTCAGACGTAGAGATTCCTCAAGAAGAAGTATCTACCCCCAAACCCAAGTTAGTCAAGCGCCGTGAAGCCGTAGGCGATCGCACTCGTGGTAATTGGAGCAAATCAGACAACTCCAGCACAGCCGAAGACGAAAGACGCAGTAGCTCCAAGCCAAAGCTCAAAACTGGCCGTCGTGATGCTTCTTCTGCACCCGTCCAAAAGCTAGGTTTACCCACAACTAAAGAATCGGCTTCCTAGTATCAAGTAAAGAGTCCAGAGTAAGGAATTAATGTATTGGCTTTGGACTCTTAATTTTTTGAGATAAAAATTCATACGACATCTACGATTTGGCGCTTTGTAGAAACGCGAAGTCAGTTTTTGTCTGGCTTCACTGACCCCTCCCCACACGAAAATATAGCAGTGGTTAGATATATTAAGACAAAACTGAATATAAAATCTTTACACTAAGCAGCTTTGATGATTACTGCGTGCTGGCTGCTATACTGTTTATTAGTACATATGTATCGTTTTCAGTTTTATGTTCACGATCCACGATTTAGAACAGCTACAAACAGACCATCCAGAATGGCAAATGGAATTAGTCGATGGCAATATATTAGTTATGGGTCCGTCAGATTTTATTTCTGAAGAAATTGGTGCTGAATTAATTAGACTACTAGGAAACTGGGTGCGACCGCGTAAGCTGGGTAGAGTCGCTGGGTCGAGTGCTGGTTTTATTTTACCGACATTAGAAACTGAAAATGGCAAGGAAATTACTCAAGAAAAACGTAATCTCCGCGCTCCTGATGTGTCGTTCGTGCGTGCTGATAGACTCAAAAAGAGTCAGCGTAATTTCGTAGAATTAGTGCCTGACTTGATGGTCGAGATTAAATCTCAGTCAGACCGTACCAAGCCACTAATAGAAAAGATTCAGCTATTTTTGCAACTTGGCTCTACAGTTGGTATTTTGATTGATCCCGATAAATTAACCCTCACAGTTTATCGACTCAATCAAGAACCCATAACTTTACAAAATGACGATAAACTTACAATACCAGATTTACTGCCTGGTTGGGAAGTCACAGTATCAGAACTGTGGCCCCCCGTATTTGAGTAGAGACGGGCAATGTTTAGGTTTTTACAGCCAAGGACGACTGACTCGTTCTAACTCGCCTACTTCATCATCATTTAAACGCCAGCCCAAAGCGCCGGCGTTTTGTTTTACCTGCTCTGCTGTCTTCGCTCCAGCGATGGGAATCACATTTCCTTGAGCAATTAACCAGTTGAGAGCAACTTGGGCGGGGGTGCGATCGTACTTTTCGCCTAGTTGACGCAGTAAATATATCACTGGCGCGATTTTTTGTAACCCATCCTTACCAAATCTCGGATCAATTCTTCTCGCACCGCTGGGAACCTCACCGCTATCAGCAGTATATTTGCCTGTGAGTAATCCCTGAGCCAAAGGACTATATGCCAAAATTGTCACACCCAACTCGCGGGCTGTAGCGAAAATACCGTTGCTTTCAATTTCCCGCGTCAGTAGAGAGTAACGCACTTGGTTGACGGCTAGCGGTATTCCCCTTGCTGCTAAGATTTGGTGTACTTCTCGCATTTGAACGGCTGAGTAATTACTGATACCTACTGCGCCGATTCTACCTCGTTCCACTTCATCTGCTAAAGCGTTGATCAAGGAGGCTTGACTTAAAAAGAAGGTAAAAGGCCAGTGAATTTGATACAATTCCACTCGCGGTAATTGCAGACGCTTGAGGCTATCTGTCAAAGCATCAGCCACAGATTGAGTTGTGAACCGCCAAGGCCAATTCCAAAATTTAGTAGCGATTTGTACTTCTTTTTGGCTGCTTTGCAAGAATTCACCTAGAAGTTGCTCACTTTTTCCTAAACCATAAACTTCCGCAGTGTCAAAAAAAGTAATACCAGCTTCTAAAGCTGCTGTAAATGCTGCTTGTAACTGTTCAGGGCCGTAGCCGCTGCCATAATTCCAAAATATCTTATCACCCCAAGCCCACGTGCCTATGCACAGGGGTGTAACAACTGGCCCGTTTTGCCCTAATGTAATGGTTTCCACGTTGATCAAACTGGATTTATTTACATATCTTGACTCTCTACAGTGTATCGCTGTAGCAATTCATAATTTGTAATTCGTAGTCAGAATATGCGTTAGTTTTTGGATGCATAAGCAGTGCGTAGAGTTGCACAAATTATGTATTACATTAGGCTTAAATGGGATTAAACATCATTCCTGTGCCACATACCTAAAAACCCAGCAATACCTAATGCAGCGACTGCTACAGCTCCCCACTTCAACGGTGGGTTCATATCTAACCAATCTAAAAATGCGGGTATGGTTAGATTTCGATAATCGCCTTCAACTTTGTCATAAGATGAAACTGGTTCATAGAGATTGTCTGGGGCTGATTCTGATTTAATTTCATTAGTTCGTTGTCCCAGAAAAGCGACCGCCAGCAGCAATGAATCTGCAAGACTCGGTGAAACTCGCTGCAACAAATCTAAAACCTTTCCTGCGTCACCAACGACAAAATCACGAGTTGGGTGTTCTGCGGCGTAAAGAATAGCGTCACTAACTAGACTCGGTTGGTAATAGGGAGGAATCCCCGTAGGCTTGACACCTAATTTGCTGCGAACTTTATTATAGTATGGTGTGTTGATAGTAGCGGGCAGGATGGAGGTGACACTAATGGGCCATTTATCGTGGAGAATCTCCAGACGCAAAGCATCAAGAAAACCTTCCAAACCATGTTTAGCGGTAGAGTAAGGACTTTGCAATGGTAAACTACGCCTACCTTCCATTGACGAGATATGAATCAACGCTCCTCGACCTTCTTGTTTGAGATAGGGGATTGCAGCCATCGCACCGTAAACTTGTCCCATCAAGGTGACATCAACAACTCTTTGAAACTCCTCTGGTGTGATTTTGGCAAAAGGAGCAATTACACCCGTAGCTGCAGAGTGAACCCAAGTATCTAAGCGTCCGTAGTGTGCCACAGTTTTATCAGCGATCGCCTTAACTTGCTGAAAATCACTCACGTCAGCCAGCACATAAATAGCATCGCCACCCAAAGCCTGGATTTCATCCACCAAAGACTTCAACCCAGATTCACTCCGCGCTGCAACTACAACCTTTGCACCACGCTGGGCAAATTTCAACGCTGTATCGCGCCCAATTCCGCTAGAAGCGCCGACGATGACGACTACCTGTTGATTAATTGGCTTTAATTGCATGGTTAATCATTTGTAATATTTCCCTCAGTGTAGTGACCACCATCCAGTGTCAGAAATCCTCCTAAAGAAATGAAATCTGGTTAATCACGATTCACTCGTAGCGAGGAATCTTCACAACGAACAAGTAATACCAGTCTCCGTCTTGGCAATAACCGTCACAACGGTGGGTTTTAGCGTATTTGAAGTCGCGCCCCTAGTCCCTAGCCCCTAACACCAAATCTGCACCACACGCCCTTGTAATTGTTGTCCAAACCAAGGTGTATTACTAGAAAGTGTATAGAGATTTTGTCTTTCAACTTTCCAGTTTTGTTGTGGATCAAATAAAGTCAATTCTGCTTTTTGATGGGGAGCAATTACACTTGGCTGTTGTTTTAAACACTCGGCTGGGCGAGTGGAAAGCGATCGCCATAATTCCCCAGCTGTGAATTCTCCAGTTTCCACCAGATGTTGCCACAATAAAGGCAATGCTAATTCCAAACCAATGGCTCCTGGTGGTGCTTCGGCAAAAGCTTGTACTTTTTCTTCATAGGTGTATGGTGCATGATCAATGGCGATCGCATCAATTACACCCGTCCGCACGGCTGTACGCAACGCTGCTAAATCACTAGGATTGCCCAAAGGCGGAGCCAAATGCAAGCTGGTGTGATAACTTTTAATGGCTTTTGTATCCAGTAACAAATGCATCCAAGTAGTGCTGGCGGTGATTGGTAAACCAGCGGTTTTAGCTGCAGCGATTAAATCCACACTCCGCGCCGTGGAGACACGCATAATATGCACATGTGTATTACCTATGGCGGCTACCAATTCCAACAAAGCCGCGATCGCTGAAGTTTCCGCAGTCGCGGGGATGGGTGATAATCCGAGGCGAATGGCGTCTGAGCCTTCGCGCATCACACCATTTGTAGCTAATTGGCGATCGCTCGGCCAAAAAGCGATCAGTTTATCCATCGGTTGCAGATATTCCAACACCCGCCTTACCAGACCCAAATTTTCCCAAGGAATACCATCGCTAAACCCGACCACACCCGCTTGAGCTAAATCAGTTAATTCTGTTAACTGTTTCCCCGCTATCTCTAAAGTCACTGCACCCCAAATGTTAAGCTGGGGTAGATTGTTGTGGCGGGAAATTCTCTCCCCACCTCTGCGCTGTAACTGCGCTACCAGTGCTGGATGATCAATTACTGGTGATGTATCCGGTAAAATACTGATTCTAGTGAACCCACCAGCCACCGCAGCTTGTAACAGAGATGATATGGTTTCTCGTTCTTCAAACCCTGGTTCACTGGCGTGGCTATACAAGTCTACTAAACCGGGGCCGAGAACTAATCCCCGACAATCTCGAATTTGAATATCAGGACTGATATCAGTAATTTGGGAAGCGACGGCTTGAATATTACCGTCAGTAATGAGCACATCGGCGATTTGATCGGTTTCTGAAACCGGATCAATCACCCGTACTTGTTGTAACAATTCAGTTGTCATTTCAGCTATTCAGCTATGGTCGAGAGCGCTGCAGTTGTTTGTTTATTGTGAGCGATCTGTCGAGCGATCGCTCATGCTTGATCTTTACAATGCTCCAGCTGCAGTTTTATCCAATATACCTCCACCTAAGTGTGTGGTAATGTTCATTGCTTGTAACACTGGTAAACCATCTAATCCTAGAGGGTAATCAATCACACTGACAGCACCGTTACCTTGGCGAAAGTTCCAGAAATTCTCCGGAGGTAAACCGAGAATTTGGCACAGCAAGGCTTTATTTGTGGCATCATGAGCCACAACTAATCCGGTTGTTAGTTGTTGATTGATTGCTGTCTCTACAATAGACTGCCAAGCTGCAGCACTGCGTACCCATACTTGTTGTAAGTTCTCACCTTCTGGCATTTGTACGGATGCTGGTACAGTTCGCCAACGTTGTAACTCTCCAGGAAATTCTTGCTCAATTTCTGATTCTAATTTTCCTTCCCAAAGTCCATGACCAATCTCTCTTAAACCATCACGCAATTCTAAACTGACGGTGGGATGATGTTTCAAAATAATTTCTGCCGTTTCCCGCGGACGCAGCATAGAACTACTCACGGCAAAATCGAGGGGTACGGTGGCGAGAAATTCACCTGCTTTTTGAGCTTGTTGTCTCCCGTTGTCATTGAGGGGAACATCAATCTGTCCTTGAAACCTAGTTTGACGGTTCCACTCCGTTTCCCCATGACGCACCAACAACAATCTCACTCCTCGATGTTCCGGACGCAACGAAGGCAAATTTTCGCCCATGTGTTGCGTTTGATTCATCGATTCTAGTTGCACTGGATCTGTCAATCCCCCCGCAAAATTCAGGACGGTGACGCCACAGTTAGATTGTTGAAGAGAATGATAGCGACTTGCAGGTATATTCAGTGCTGTACTAATTAAAGCCCGATTAATACCGTTATGCGCCACTATGAGAATAGTTTCCCCTTGATGAAGCTGTAAAATTTCTTGCCAAAATTGCTGTGCTTGTGCGTATAAAACTAATACAGGAAAATGTTCTTTTGTATTTCCTGCATCATCAAGCAGCATCCGCAATTCGTGAGGGCTTTCTTTCCAAATGCGGTAGTCTTCGGCAAACTTTTGCTTAACATCCGCACTGAGCATTTCTGCCCATAAAGGTAAATCTATTTCTAAGAGCAAATCAGAAGTTTGTGGTACCGCTGATTGTCCCACGTTCATCGTCAACTCACTATGGATAATCGCTGCTGTCTGTTTGGCTCGCTGTAAGGGACTACTGTAAATCGCATTAAATAAAATATTACTGAGGGACTTACCTACTTGACTGGCATCGTCACGACCTTTTTCTGTTAGTTTCGACACATCAGTACGCCCTTGGATACGGCGCTCGATGTTATAGCTGCTTTGACCGTGGCGCACAATGATGACACGAGTCATCCGTCTTGCCCTCCTCTCTCTAAAGGACTAATTCTACTGTAAAGTGTCCCAGAGAACTGCAGAAAGTCAAAAACTCTATTTCGGATTGAATACCTACCTCTGATTTGACCGCACCGCCCCTCCGCTCGCCTCCACAGGCACTAAAACTGCCACCAAATCGTGCCCTGGTATATCATTTAAGCGAGAATTATCTGTTGATACAAAAACACGAAACCATGACACCAACCTCCAGTTTTGAAAGGGTTTTAGATAGTGTGGAAGCGTTGTCAGTCGATGAGCAGGAAGTATTGATTCAACTGGTACAGCGACGGCTGACGGAGCGACGACGCGAAGAAATTGCAGCCAATATTGCTCAAGCAAGATCTGACTACCAGGCAGGAAAGGTTTTTCGAGGGACAGTTGAGCAAGTGATGAATGAGCTAAGACAGTGAGAACACTGGTTATTGCCTCGTCTTTCAAACGAGCATTTAAGAAACTAAAAAGAAAATCGTTATGTCTAATCACAAATAACCAATAAAAAACCTAATATCGATGACTAACTAACTCTGCAGCTAAATTGATCGCTGCTTTCATGCTGGTGGCGTCAGCAATTCCCTTCCCCGCGATATCAAATGCGGTGCCGTGGTCGGGTGATGTCCGCACAAAAGGTAAGCCAATGGAAGTATTGACGGCTCGGTCAAAAGCCATTAGTTTTACAGGAATTAAGCCTTGGTCATGATAAAGTGCTAAGTAGGCATCGGCGGGATGGTTCAGGTGGCGATCTCTATACCAAGCTTGACCAGGCTTAACCCACATCGTGTCTGGTGGTATGGGCCCGTCTAGCCGCCAATGAGGACGGTTTTGCTGTTCTTGCCGAATCCAAGGAATTAACCATTCTTGTTCTTCTGTTCCTAGTTGTCCTTGTTCGCCGCTGTGGGGATTCAACCCAGCGATCGCTATTGTGCCTTTTTCTATACCGAAATCTTTCTCTAAACTCTCCACCAACAAATCCAGTTTCTTTGTCAGCAATTCTGGTGTGAGTGTATCTGCTACTTGACATAGGGGAATATGTGTGGTAGCAAGTAAAGCGCGGAGTGTAAAATCAGTGTGAGGCGATCGCGCGACAAACAGCATACCAAAACGGTCAACACCAGACTTATCAGCTAAAAGTTCCGTTTGCCCTGGATAATTGTACCCTGCTGCCTTCCAAGCCGATTTAGCTATAGGGCCGGTGACAATACCATCAAATTTACCAGCCAGCGTCAGAGCGATCGCACATTCCATAAAAGCAAAACTAGCCGCACCACTGGCCCAATTACCAATTCCCGTTCTCAGTTGACTCTGAATTTGAGCATTTAATGGCACATCTACAATGGACAACTGAGCTGGATTTGCCAAAGGCGCAGAATTCTCAGTCAAATTTAACTGTTCATAAGTTTTCATTAGCCAATCCCAGTTACCCACCACCGACACATCACAGTTTTGACCAACTTCAGGATCAGCCAAAGCCTTCAAAACCACCTCAGCCCCAATTCCCGCCGGATCTCCCACCGTCAGCGCCAAACGCGGACGATTTTGTGTTTTGTATTTTGTCATTTGTTATTGGTTATTAGACGAATGGTAGAAACAGGGATTAGGAAGTGTGGGAAGTGTAGGAGGTGTGGGAGGTGTGGGAGGTGTGGGAGGTGTGGGAGGTGTGGGAGGTGTGGGAAGCTTGAGAAGACCGAGAAGATCACAAGCGCAAGCATAAATTCTTTTTTTCTCTCATCCCCCCATCCCCCCATCTCCCCATCCCCCCCACCTCCCCACCTCCCCACCTCCCCACACTCCCCACACTCCCCATCCCCCCACCTCCCCACCTCCCCATCTCCCCATCTCCCCATCTCCCCACACTCCCCACACTCCCCACACTCCCCACACTCCCCACACTCCCCATCCCCCCACCTCCCCAATACTAAAGATTCACCGCCAAACTAGTTTAAAATTATTTACGCTGGTCTAATCTCACAGTGGCTGTTAAACAGCCTGAACATACTCAGCTTATCTAAGTATGTTCAAGGCATCCGCTGGGCGAAAAACCAATCAGAATTTGCCGTAATCGACCGACAGCTAGCGGGTGTCAACGGCGATCAATGTCAAAGTAACAATTTGCAAAGGAGTATCACACCAATGAGTGGCGAATTATTGAATGCAGCTTTGTTATCCTTCGGTTTAATCTTCGTGGGTTGGGCCTTGGGAGCTTTATTACTGAAAATTCAGGGAGCAGAAGCAGAAGAATAAGCCCGCTCTTGAGCCGCTCTATTCAAGCCAGAAGCTTTCCTGAAACTAAAAAAAGCTTGTCCAAAAAACGGACAACGCTTTTTTTATGAGTGTGTCAGATAAATAAGAAAGTCAACCAGATATAAAATCTTAACACTAAGCGACCTTAAACCATGTCCACTGCCCATTCCATATCTTCATCTCAATTTCAGCGACATTTCTAAAAAAAGTGTAAACTTTTGTTTATTAGGCTATTCTGATAAGATTCTTCTCATATAACTTTAAAAATTGTTACAACCCTCATGACATTATTAATCGTTGGTGCTACCGGCACCTTAGGAAGACAAGTGGCTCGTCGTGCTATCGATGAGGGGTATAAGGTACGCTGTCTTGTCCGGAGTACCAAAAAAGCGGCTTTTCTCAAAGAATGGGGTGCGGAATTAGTACCGGGAGATTTATGTCGCCCCGAAACTCTAAGAGCAGCTTTAGAAGGTGTCACCGCCGTGATAGACGCAGCGACATCTCGTCCCGCAGATTCACTGAGTATTAAACAGGTGGACTGGGAAGGCAAGGTAGCATTAATTCAAGCTCTCAAGAGCGCGGGTATTGAACGTTTGATCTTTTTTTCGATTTTAGAAGCTGATAAGTACCCAGAAGTGCCGTTGATGGAAATCAAACGGTGTACAGAACTTTATTTAGCT is a genomic window of Fortiea contorta PCC 7126 containing:
- the pdxA gene encoding 4-hydroxythreonine-4-phosphate dehydrogenase PdxA, which encodes MTKYKTQNRPRLALTVGDPAGIGAEVVLKALADPEVGQNCDVSVVGNWDWLMKTYEQLNLTENSAPLANPAQLSIVDVPLNAQIQSQLRTGIGNWASGAASFAFMECAIALTLAGKFDGIVTGPIAKSAWKAAGYNYPGQTELLADKSGVDRFGMLFVARSPHTDFTLRALLATTHIPLCQVADTLTPELLTKKLDLLVESLEKDFGIEKGTIAIAGLNPHSGEQGQLGTEEQEWLIPWIRQEQQNRPHWRLDGPIPPDTMWVKPGQAWYRDRHLNHPADAYLALYHDQGLIPVKLMAFDRAVNTSIGLPFVRTSPDHGTAFDIAGKGIADATSMKAAINLAAELVSHRY
- a CDS encoding SDR family oxidoreductase, whose translation is MQLKPINQQVVVIVGASSGIGRDTALKFAQRGAKVVVAARSESGLKSLVDEIQALGGDAIYVLADVSDFQQVKAIADKTVAHYGRLDTWVHSAATGVIAPFAKITPEEFQRVVDVTLMGQVYGAMAAIPYLKQEGRGALIHISSMEGRRSLPLQSPYSTAKHGLEGFLDALRLEILHDKWPISVTSILPATINTPYYNKVRSKLGVKPTGIPPYYQPSLVSDAILYAAEHPTRDFVVGDAGKVLDLLQRVSPSLADSLLLAVAFLGQRTNEIKSESAPDNLYEPVSSYDKVEGDYRNLTIPAFLDWLDMNPPLKWGAVAVAALGIAGFLGMWHRNDV
- the rimO gene encoding 30S ribosomal protein S12 methylthiotransferase RimO, with protein sequence MGDKPTIAISHLGCEKNRIDTEHMLGLLVEAGYGVDTNEELADYVIVNTCSFIEAAREESVKTLVELAEADKKIVITGCMAQHFQEQLLAELPEAVAVVGTGDYHKIVNVIERVEQGERVKQVSAEPTYIADETTPRYRTTTEGVAYIRVAEGCDYRCAFCIIPYLRGNQRSRTIESIVAEAEQLASQGVQEIILISQITTNYGLDIYGKPKLAELLRALGQVDVPWIRMHYAYPTGLTPDVIAAIQETPNVLPYLDLPLQHSHPEILRAMNRPWQGQVNDGIIERIKTALPSAVLRTTFIVGFPGETAEHFEHLLQFVQRHEFDHVGVFTFSPEAETPAYKLPNQLSPEVMQARWHRLMAIQEPISLKKNQQEVGKIADVLIEQENPETGIFIGRSHRFAPEEVDGQVYVTGEATLGSIVPVEITSADTYDLYGQIVNN
- a CDS encoding histidine phosphatase family protein; translation: MTRVIIVRHGQSSYNIERRIQGRTDVSKLTEKGRDDASQVGKSLSNILFNAIYSSPLQRAKQTAAIIHSELTMNVGQSAVPQTSDLLLEIDLPLWAEMLSADVKQKFAEDYRIWKESPHELRMLLDDAGNTKEHFPVLVLYAQAQQFWQEILQLHQGETILIVAHNGINRALISTALNIPASRYHSLQQSNCGVTVLNFAGGLTDPVQLESMNQTQHMGENLPSLRPEHRGVRLLLVRHGETEWNRQTRFQGQIDVPLNDNGRQQAQKAGEFLATVPLDFAVSSSMLRPRETAEIILKHHPTVSLELRDGLREIGHGLWEGKLESEIEQEFPGELQRWRTVPASVQMPEGENLQQVWVRSAAAWQSIVETAINQQLTTGLVVAHDATNKALLCQILGLPPENFWNFRQGNGAVSVIDYPLGLDGLPVLQAMNITTHLGGGILDKTAAGAL
- a CDS encoding DEAD/DEAH box helicase, yielding MNLSFQELGISQERVEQLEKIGFTAPTNIQTQAIPQLLAGRDVVGQSQTGTGKTAAFSLPILERLDVNQKAVQALVLTPTRELAIQVHDAIAQFIGNDGLRVLAIYGGQSIDRQILQLKRGVHMVVGTPGRVIDLLDRGCLKLDQVRWFVLDEADEMLSMGFIDDVIKILSQAPADRQTALFSATMPPSIRMIVNKFLRSPATVTVEQPKAAPNKINQVAYLIPRHWTKAKALQPILEMEDPETALIFVRTRRTAAELTNQLQSAGHSVDEYHGDLSQQARERLLGRFRNRQVRWVVATDIAARGLDVDQLSHVINYDLPDSVETYLHRIGRTGRAGKEGTAISLVQPFERRKQQLFERHNRQSWQVLSIPTRAQIEARHIQKLQEQVGQALTGERLASFLPIVSELIEKYDAQAIAAAALQIAYDETRPAWLQSDVEIPQEEVSTPKPKLVKRREAVGDRTRGNWSKSDNSSTAEDERRSSSKPKLKTGRRDASSAPVQKLGLPTTKESAS
- a CDS encoding PetM family cytochrome b6-f complex subunit 7 encodes the protein MSGELLNAALLSFGLIFVGWALGALLLKIQGAEAEE
- a CDS encoding Uma2 family endonuclease, encoding MFTIHDLEQLQTDHPEWQMELVDGNILVMGPSDFISEEIGAELIRLLGNWVRPRKLGRVAGSSAGFILPTLETENGKEITQEKRNLRAPDVSFVRADRLKKSQRNFVELVPDLMVEIKSQSDRTKPLIEKIQLFLQLGSTVGILIDPDKLTLTVYRLNQEPITLQNDDKLTIPDLLPGWEVTVSELWPPVFE
- a CDS encoding aldo/keto reductase, whose amino-acid sequence is METITLGQNGPVVTPLCIGTWAWGDKIFWNYGSGYGPEQLQAAFTAALEAGITFFDTAEVYGLGKSEQLLGEFLQSSQKEVQIATKFWNWPWRFTTQSVADALTDSLKRLQLPRVELYQIHWPFTFFLSQASLINALADEVERGRIGAVGISNYSAVQMREVHQILAARGIPLAVNQVRYSLLTREIESNGIFATARELGVTILAYSPLAQGLLTGKYTADSGEVPSGARRIDPRFGKDGLQKIAPVIYLLRQLGEKYDRTPAQVALNWLIAQGNVIPIAGAKTAEQVKQNAGALGWRLNDDEVGELERVSRPWL
- a CDS encoding dihydroorotase translates to MTTELLQQVRVIDPVSETDQIADVLITDGNIQAVASQITDISPDIQIRDCRGLVLGPGLVDLYSHASEPGFEERETISSLLQAAVAGGFTRISILPDTSPVIDHPALVAQLQRRGGERISRHNNLPQLNIWGAVTLEIAGKQLTELTDLAQAGVVGFSDGIPWENLGLVRRVLEYLQPMDKLIAFWPSDRQLATNGVMREGSDAIRLGLSPIPATAETSAIAALLELVAAIGNTHVHIMRVSTARSVDLIAAAKTAGLPITASTTWMHLLLDTKAIKSYHTSLHLAPPLGNPSDLAALRTAVRTGVIDAIAIDHAPYTYEEKVQAFAEAPPGAIGLELALPLLWQHLVETGEFTAGELWRSLSTRPAECLKQQPSVIAPHQKAELTLFDPQQNWKVERQNLYTLSSNTPWFGQQLQGRVVQIWC